One segment of Panicum virgatum strain AP13 chromosome 3K, P.virgatum_v5, whole genome shotgun sequence DNA contains the following:
- the LOC120699731 gene encoding splicing regulatory glutamine/lysine-rich protein 1-like, with the protein MVRSPASSSSSYTDSSGSSSDSSSSSSSGSGGRRRRRRHRSSRRKEGASSSSSSALKARKDRRSRHKRRRREPDRRRAPSDDDSYSSTSSFGSDREVSGRSRKHKKSSRSRKSRERERSKDRHHKRDKSKHKEKKESEGGDGPVQLSKFLGRDKEKEEGAQRSAISGKKIMMKLEKTKEDKAAESKRNELLKFLNASYD; encoded by the exons ATGGTGCGGTCCccggcctcctcgtcctcgtcctacACCGACAGCTCGGGCTCCTCGTCGgactccagctcctcctcctcctcggggagcggcggccgccgccgccgccgccgccaccgcagcagCCGCCGGAAGGAGGGcgcgtcctcctcgtcctcgtccgcgCTGAAGGCGCGCAAGGACCGGAGGTCCCGCCACAAGCGCCGCCGGAGGGAGCCGGACCGGCGCCGGGCCCCGTCCGACGACGATAGCTACAG CAGCACAAGCTCTTTTGGCAGCGACCGTGAGGTGTCTGGCAGATCTCGGAAGCATAAGAAGAGCAGCAGATCAAGAAAG TCTAGGGAGAGGGAGCGAAGCAAAGATAGGCATCATAAACGAGACAAGAGTAAACACAAAGAG AAGAAAGAGAGCGAGGGTGGTGATGGTCCTGTCCAGCTTTCCAAG TTTCTTGGACGTgataaagaaaaggaagaagggGCCCAAAGGAGTGCAATCTCTGGTAAAAAG ATAATGATGAAGCTTGAGAAGACCAAGGAAGATAAGGCAGCAGAGAGCAAACGCAATGAACTGTTGAAGTTCCTGAATGCCAGCTATGATTAG
- the LOC120699732 gene encoding uncharacterized protein LOC120699732 isoform X1: protein MGRRRERRRTRQEKIYFRPNVLRTIAKKLKNNGVMLLLFETPSGFALFSSSEVYFRLPNTLKDIWAEFADTRRPICAAILAEFRAFADKSSAIHADTGVNKWLADMIYTWRLPGMKLAVGKPEYKTIIESKLGIPCVHNEIVMEIMWGIQHLMHTLVPVPLEKAEVAKVDRFPMSQGLKMFLSRYGFDVEPEMLNEQIVATAGALFRCDAVFKNYLEYLANASRRFENVSGIKCEHWGALKVATALKVVCCPEEDDNLHEVLSEDELLKLKEEAPKYKDLVSKPHCMRTYEEISKAHRIRAEKRRLLGFLVKEAKAACEKGKLHGESEQIPQEHVMFANLCRMILPLISALKPPYVHEFPLPKGLKRSWDSAFEPLVQNKSTFCEGLSLGETGGTRIARRFSFSGAQPSTSKAIVPYKPIPHVLLSILAESQKIDVDNMDRDQYTNLGKSVLAPLTTTEQVEVGIEATPLASVGDSNRATKVSV, encoded by the exons aTGGGGCGACGGCGCGAGCGTCGTCGGACTCGTCAGGAGAAGATCTACTTTAGGCCGAACGTTTTGAGGACTATAG CCAAAAAATTGAAGAATAATGGGGTTATGTTGCTGTTGTTTGAGACGCCCTCTGGTTTTGCACTCTTCTCTTCTTCTGAGGTTTACTTTCGCCTACCTAATACTTTGAAG GATATCTGGGCAGAGTTTGCTGATACTCGCCGACCAATTTGT GCAGCTATTCTGGCTGAATTTCGAGCTTTTGCTGACAAATCCAGCGCCATTCATGCTGATACTGGTGTTAACAAATGGCTTGCTGATATGATCTACACGTGGCGCCTCCCAGGGATGAAATTGGCTGTTGGAAAGCCTGAATATAAAACAATCATTGAATCAAAGTTG GGAATACCCTGCGTGCACAATGAAATTGTGATGGAGATAATGTGGGGCATACAGCATCTCATGCACACGTTAGTGCCTGTGCCTCTAGAAAAAGCTGAGGTGGCTAAAGTTGACCGCTTCCCAATGAGCCAAGGACTAAAAATGTTCCTGAGTCGTTATGGATTTGATGTCGAACCAGAGATG CTCAATGAGCAAATTGTTGCGACGGCAGGCGCTTTGTTTCGTTGTGATGCTGTCTTCAAGAATTATTTAGAATACCTGGCCAATGCTAGTAGGCGCTTTGAGAATGTATCTGGCATTAAATGTGAGCATTGGGGTGCGCTGAAGGTTGCAACAGCTCTGAAGGTGGTATGTTGCCCTGAAGAAGATGATAATCTTCATGAG GTGCTTTCAGAAGATGAGCTATTAAAGTTGAAAGAGGAGGCACCTAAATATAAAGATCTTGTGTCTAAGCCCCATTGCATGAGAACCTATGAGGAAATTTCCAAAGCTCATCGAATTAGGGCTGAGAAGAGAAGATTGTTGGGATTCTTGGTTAAGGAAGCTAAGGCAGCGTGTGAGAAGGGTAAGCTGCACGGAGAATCAGAGCAAATTCCTCAAGAGCATGTGATGTTTGCTAATCTCTGCAGGATGATTTTACCTCTGATCTCTGCATTGAAGCCACCTTATGTGCATGAGTTTCCTCTGCCAAAGGGTCTCAAGAGATCCTGGGACTCTGCTTTTGAGCCACTTGTGCAAAATAAGTCTACCTTTTGTGAAGGCTTATCACTTGGTGAGACCGGTGGCACGCGGATTGCAAGAAGATTCAGTTTTTCTGGAGCCCAGCCTTCAACTTCCAAAGCCATTGTGCCATACAAGCCTATTCCTCATGTGCTGCTGAGTATTTTGGCTGAAAGTCAGAAGATCGATGTTGATAATATGGATAGAGATCAATACACTAATCTGGGAAAATCTGTACTGGCTCCCTTGACCACTACAGAGCAAGTTGAAGTTGGGATAGAAGCTACTCCCTTGGCTTCAGTTGGTGATAGCAATAGGGCCACCAAAGTCAGTGTCTAA
- the LOC120699732 gene encoding uncharacterized protein LOC120699732 isoform X2 → MLLLFETPSGFALFSSSEVYFRLPNTLKDIWAEFADTRRPICAAILAEFRAFADKSSAIHADTGVNKWLADMIYTWRLPGMKLAVGKPEYKTIIESKLGIPCVHNEIVMEIMWGIQHLMHTLVPVPLEKAEVAKVDRFPMSQGLKMFLSRYGFDVEPEMLNEQIVATAGALFRCDAVFKNYLEYLANASRRFENVSGIKCEHWGALKVATALKVVCCPEEDDNLHEVLSEDELLKLKEEAPKYKDLVSKPHCMRTYEEISKAHRIRAEKRRLLGFLVKEAKAACEKGKLHGESEQIPQEHVMFANLCRMILPLISALKPPYVHEFPLPKGLKRSWDSAFEPLVQNKSTFCEGLSLGETGGTRIARRFSFSGAQPSTSKAIVPYKPIPHVLLSILAESQKIDVDNMDRDQYTNLGKSVLAPLTTTEQVEVGIEATPLASVGDSNRATKVSV, encoded by the exons ATGTTGCTGTTGTTTGAGACGCCCTCTGGTTTTGCACTCTTCTCTTCTTCTGAGGTTTACTTTCGCCTACCTAATACTTTGAAG GATATCTGGGCAGAGTTTGCTGATACTCGCCGACCAATTTGT GCAGCTATTCTGGCTGAATTTCGAGCTTTTGCTGACAAATCCAGCGCCATTCATGCTGATACTGGTGTTAACAAATGGCTTGCTGATATGATCTACACGTGGCGCCTCCCAGGGATGAAATTGGCTGTTGGAAAGCCTGAATATAAAACAATCATTGAATCAAAGTTG GGAATACCCTGCGTGCACAATGAAATTGTGATGGAGATAATGTGGGGCATACAGCATCTCATGCACACGTTAGTGCCTGTGCCTCTAGAAAAAGCTGAGGTGGCTAAAGTTGACCGCTTCCCAATGAGCCAAGGACTAAAAATGTTCCTGAGTCGTTATGGATTTGATGTCGAACCAGAGATG CTCAATGAGCAAATTGTTGCGACGGCAGGCGCTTTGTTTCGTTGTGATGCTGTCTTCAAGAATTATTTAGAATACCTGGCCAATGCTAGTAGGCGCTTTGAGAATGTATCTGGCATTAAATGTGAGCATTGGGGTGCGCTGAAGGTTGCAACAGCTCTGAAGGTGGTATGTTGCCCTGAAGAAGATGATAATCTTCATGAG GTGCTTTCAGAAGATGAGCTATTAAAGTTGAAAGAGGAGGCACCTAAATATAAAGATCTTGTGTCTAAGCCCCATTGCATGAGAACCTATGAGGAAATTTCCAAAGCTCATCGAATTAGGGCTGAGAAGAGAAGATTGTTGGGATTCTTGGTTAAGGAAGCTAAGGCAGCGTGTGAGAAGGGTAAGCTGCACGGAGAATCAGAGCAAATTCCTCAAGAGCATGTGATGTTTGCTAATCTCTGCAGGATGATTTTACCTCTGATCTCTGCATTGAAGCCACCTTATGTGCATGAGTTTCCTCTGCCAAAGGGTCTCAAGAGATCCTGGGACTCTGCTTTTGAGCCACTTGTGCAAAATAAGTCTACCTTTTGTGAAGGCTTATCACTTGGTGAGACCGGTGGCACGCGGATTGCAAGAAGATTCAGTTTTTCTGGAGCCCAGCCTTCAACTTCCAAAGCCATTGTGCCATACAAGCCTATTCCTCATGTGCTGCTGAGTATTTTGGCTGAAAGTCAGAAGATCGATGTTGATAATATGGATAGAGATCAATACACTAATCTGGGAAAATCTGTACTGGCTCCCTTGACCACTACAGAGCAAGTTGAAGTTGGGATAGAAGCTACTCCCTTGGCTTCAGTTGGTGATAGCAATAGGGCCACCAAAGTCAGTGTCTAA
- the LOC120699732 gene encoding uncharacterized protein LOC120699732 isoform X3, protein MKRAAILAEFRAFADKSSAIHADTGVNKWLADMIYTWRLPGMKLAVGKPEYKTIIESKLGIPCVHNEIVMEIMWGIQHLMHTLVPVPLEKAEVAKVDRFPMSQGLKMFLSRYGFDVEPEMLNEQIVATAGALFRCDAVFKNYLEYLANASRRFENVSGIKCEHWGALKVATALKVVCCPEEDDNLHEVLSEDELLKLKEEAPKYKDLVSKPHCMRTYEEISKAHRIRAEKRRLLGFLVKEAKAACEKGKLHGESEQIPQEHVMFANLCRMILPLISALKPPYVHEFPLPKGLKRSWDSAFEPLVQNKSTFCEGLSLGETGGTRIARRFSFSGAQPSTSKAIVPYKPIPHVLLSILAESQKIDVDNMDRDQYTNLGKSVLAPLTTTEQVEVGIEATPLASVGDSNRATKVSV, encoded by the exons ATGAAAAGG GCAGCTATTCTGGCTGAATTTCGAGCTTTTGCTGACAAATCCAGCGCCATTCATGCTGATACTGGTGTTAACAAATGGCTTGCTGATATGATCTACACGTGGCGCCTCCCAGGGATGAAATTGGCTGTTGGAAAGCCTGAATATAAAACAATCATTGAATCAAAGTTG GGAATACCCTGCGTGCACAATGAAATTGTGATGGAGATAATGTGGGGCATACAGCATCTCATGCACACGTTAGTGCCTGTGCCTCTAGAAAAAGCTGAGGTGGCTAAAGTTGACCGCTTCCCAATGAGCCAAGGACTAAAAATGTTCCTGAGTCGTTATGGATTTGATGTCGAACCAGAGATG CTCAATGAGCAAATTGTTGCGACGGCAGGCGCTTTGTTTCGTTGTGATGCTGTCTTCAAGAATTATTTAGAATACCTGGCCAATGCTAGTAGGCGCTTTGAGAATGTATCTGGCATTAAATGTGAGCATTGGGGTGCGCTGAAGGTTGCAACAGCTCTGAAGGTGGTATGTTGCCCTGAAGAAGATGATAATCTTCATGAG GTGCTTTCAGAAGATGAGCTATTAAAGTTGAAAGAGGAGGCACCTAAATATAAAGATCTTGTGTCTAAGCCCCATTGCATGAGAACCTATGAGGAAATTTCCAAAGCTCATCGAATTAGGGCTGAGAAGAGAAGATTGTTGGGATTCTTGGTTAAGGAAGCTAAGGCAGCGTGTGAGAAGGGTAAGCTGCACGGAGAATCAGAGCAAATTCCTCAAGAGCATGTGATGTTTGCTAATCTCTGCAGGATGATTTTACCTCTGATCTCTGCATTGAAGCCACCTTATGTGCATGAGTTTCCTCTGCCAAAGGGTCTCAAGAGATCCTGGGACTCTGCTTTTGAGCCACTTGTGCAAAATAAGTCTACCTTTTGTGAAGGCTTATCACTTGGTGAGACCGGTGGCACGCGGATTGCAAGAAGATTCAGTTTTTCTGGAGCCCAGCCTTCAACTTCCAAAGCCATTGTGCCATACAAGCCTATTCCTCATGTGCTGCTGAGTATTTTGGCTGAAAGTCAGAAGATCGATGTTGATAATATGGATAGAGATCAATACACTAATCTGGGAAAATCTGTACTGGCTCCCTTGACCACTACAGAGCAAGTTGAAGTTGGGATAGAAGCTACTCCCTTGGCTTCAGTTGGTGATAGCAATAGGGCCACCAAAGTCAGTGTCTAA